The Ictidomys tridecemlineatus isolate mIctTri1 chromosome 6, mIctTri1.hap1, whole genome shotgun sequence genome includes a region encoding these proteins:
- the Emp1 gene encoding epithelial membrane protein 1 produces the protein MLVLLAGIFVVHIATVIMLFVSTIANVWVVSDDITSSVGLWKNCTGGNCGQDLMYGNEDALKAVQAFMILSIIFSVISLLVFVFQLFTMEKGNRFFLSGATMLVCWLCIMVGVSIYTHHYANYTMNFFSGSHHGYCFILTWICFCFSFIIGILYLVLRKK, from the exons ATGTTGGTGCTACTGGCTGGTATCTTTGTGGTCCACATCGCCACTGTCATTATGTTGTTTGTTTCCACCATTGCCAAC GTTTGGGTAGTTTCAGATGATATTACATCATCCGTAGGTCTTTGGAAGAACTGTACCGGGGGTAACTGTGGCCAAGATCTTATGTATGGCAATGAAG ATGCCCTCAAGGCTGTGCAGGCCTTCATGATcctctccatcatcttctctgtCATCTCCCTCCTGGTCTTCGTGTTCCAGCTCTTCACCATGGAGAAGGGAAACCGGTTCTTCCTCTCAGGTGCCACCATGCTGGTGTGCT GGCTGTGCATCATGGTCGGAGTGTCCATCTACACTCATCATTATGCCAATTACACTATGAACTTTTTCTCGGGCAGCCACCACGGCTACTGCTTCATCCTGACCTGGATCTGCTTCTGCTTCAGCTTCATCATTGGCATTCTCTATCTTGtcctgagaaagaaataa